GATACGAAAAATAGAGTTGATTGGCAAACAAGTCAGGATTGATGCCTGAGATATTCAACTCTAAACCCCTTTTTTTCCATACAGGCATTTGCGCTGTGGACGATATCTTCAGCCATCTTCCCGGATTCGAGATAGGCAAGGCAATCAAGCAGCTCTGGCACAGGATCTGTTCCATCTTCTTTATGATAGAAAACTCCCCAATAGCTTAAAAAATTTAGAAGCTCTTGATCCGGCTCATCTTTCTCCTGTTCTGCACCGACTAAACAAGGAAAAAAGACAAAAAGAATTGCAATGACTCTAATCATGTGACCATCGCCAAGTACAATTCATTCATAACTCTACCAACGCTTACCCATTGATTTGTGTTAATCAACACATAGCTCTGAAAAATAATTTTGTACTGCTTGCAGCTCTTGACGACCATGAACGTCCTACGATGCAGACATCAGGGTAACACTTTAGTGCCAATCCAAAGCCAACCATAGAAACCACGTACTGGCTAGATTCCCAACTAGAAACGCTGCCACTGAAAAGCCTTATCGGACAGTACAAGCGCCTGTGTCACTGGCCGCCTACCGATTCACAATTGTGTTAAAACCACCAAATATCATGCGTTTGCCGTCAAACGGCATTTTGCTCATATCCCAGTCGGCAAAGCGTGGATCTTCCATTACAGCCTTGTTGCCTGCATCGCGCGCTTCCCTGGAGGGCCAGATAATCCAGGAAAACACCACCACTTCATCCTTTTCACATTTCACAGCCATAGGCAAACTGGTGACCTCCCCCTCGGGCACATCATCGGCCCAGTTCTCAACCACCGCAATCGCACCATGATCTTTAAACACTGCAGCCGAGGCTTCAGCCAACTCGATATACTGCGTTTTGTTCTTAAGGGGTACCGCTAATACGTAACCATCAACATAAGACATAACCCTGCTCCTTTATAATGAAATAGTCCAGCATACACCTTAGCAGGCCATTGAATACCAAGTCATTTCATTCTGAAAACAACATTTATGCCTTGGCTTATCGTAATCGTTTTGGGTACAAACATGACGACTCGAGCTCGACCAGTCGGAGATGCCAAATCAGCTAGAATTTGATCCGACCGCGCCCCAAAAGTGGCGAAAAAAGATCCAAAATCGGAGTTCTGAGATATTGCATATACTGAGCGTATTTTTGTGCCCAGGCCCTCTGCCATTTGCTCTGCTTTGTTTCGCGCGTCTTTGCTCGCAATTCCAACAAGCTCGCGCTCAATCTCAATTCGATCTGTTACATCAAATGCTGTCCGAACACCTGTAACATTATCGATCGCGACAATATCGCTAACCAGCTCCGAATACTTAGATAGATCGTTTAACTCTATAATTAGTGCTCTGGATACTTCGTAACCCAGTATTGCAAGGTTGTTGTACTCTGAGTCCCGTCTTCTCTTCGTGCTTTTCTCCATATCTGTCGCCTCAACAGCGCTGGCACTAATACCGTAAGACTGAAGCACTTTTAGAACACCATCTGTCGCCAATCCGACTTTTTCTATAGCGAGTTCCGAACTGCTTTCAAAAGACACTATGCCAAGATTAACGGTAGCAATATCCGGCTTAACCTCCCGCTCAGCCTTACCAACAGAGACAATAAAAGGAAAATCGGGTAGATTTGCGGCAACAGCAGCCTGTGAAATTAGCGCCAAAAATAAAACCAAAAAAATACGATGCATCTTAAGTTCCCTCTTTATAGCTTTCCTGAATCGGCTCTGGCCTCTTCTGACTGTTGCAGACCTTCATTATAGCGCTCTATCAATTCGTTTAACCCTACACGATACGCAGGTGCGCACATTAATACAGCACCACTTTCCGAAATCTGACTATAACTCGCTACTATCACTATCGATTCGATCAGCGAATCGGCAAGTACAAACCATGAACGCACATGTGTCTCATAGATTTCGTCCTCTTCATACAGTGACGCATCATGAAATTCAGTTGCTATATTGAAGACCACACTCTCCTGCACGACCGATCTGACCTCTAATTTCACGAGCTGTTGGCCATCTAAAGACTTTGCCACGAGCAGCTCATATCCGGACACCCCATTTTGGTTTTTCCGAAAGTCTATCTGAATCTGACCTACCGGCGCATCCTTGCCACAGGGATAAGTATCCATACAGGCCAGAAATAACAATAGAGCAAGAGTGATATGTTTCATTTAAAGCACTCGTTGTGTTATGAAATCGCTAATCAACCAGGTCGACGGAAAGTTGACATTGACATTAAGTATCTATGCCGAATACGTCATATTCTAAATACCCTTTATCGAACATGTGAATAAAATATACCCCTGGCTTTGCTTGGCCGCTCATATCACATAACCGCTGATCAAATTCAACTCTAAACATGACGGCTGATACTATGCACATATTTTTCCCACAATTGGAAGAGAAGCCGTTAGTAATAGTGAATTCATTTTTGTCGCTTGAAATCAGTACATTCCCATTTTTCGGCAACAGTTTTAGGTACTCGGGCTTTTCTGGTAAATCTACATTTCTTATATTTAATCGCTTTGATCTAAATCGCGGGAGAGTTATGTTCCATATGTAATCGAACCTTTTCTCGGCAACCATCTTCTTCTCAAGCAACATAAGGTTGTCGTAATTTTCTTTAACTCAGTGCTTGAAATCTGTTTGCTCGGGGAAATCGTCTGCAAATAGTCGTGCGGACATTAGCAACGATAAACTGGTGTTCCCCACAAAAAGTAGACACTCTACTTATGCAGCTATTGCTGCGTTCTCTTCGAAATCAACGGGACTTAGCCCATCGTTCG
This region of Simiduia agarivorans SA1 = DSM 21679 genomic DNA includes:
- a CDS encoding DUF1428 domain-containing protein, which translates into the protein MSYVDGYVLAVPLKNKTQYIELAEASAAVFKDHGAIAVVENWADDVPEGEVTSLPMAVKCEKDEVVVFSWIIWPSREARDAGNKAVMEDPRFADWDMSKMPFDGKRMIFGGFNTIVNR
- a CDS encoding SIMPL domain-containing protein; amino-acid sequence: MHRIFLVLFLALISQAAVAANLPDFPFIVSVGKAEREVKPDIATVNLGIVSFESSSELAIEKVGLATDGVLKVLQSYGISASAVEATDMEKSTKRRRDSEYNNLAILGYEVSRALIIELNDLSKYSELVSDIVAIDNVTGVRTAFDVTDRIEIERELVGIASKDARNKAEQMAEGLGTKIRSVYAISQNSDFGSFFATFGARSDQILADLASPTGRARVVMFVPKTITISQGINVVFRMK